A single region of the Brachypodium distachyon strain Bd21 chromosome 3, Brachypodium_distachyon_v3.0, whole genome shotgun sequence genome encodes:
- the LOC100821122 gene encoding uncharacterized protein LOC100821122 isoform X2, with translation MCHHDYTLLAGSLLLYRYIQENYSKIRDVEKELENLTLEVKLTAGPKKAALEHLRKKIEMSTERIRLAKVKEEDAKKAWEAAAQVVKEEEDAKQKLCDDLNRLVQESAASQYSRLEELKKRLESLNPTRTSVDASGVNTAQQATANSAPQQPTSINPSNVTAPMSNAAEPASSGPQQQRPADAERKRRPSNSGGRGRGGVMILPKGRGSSGSGWTGAGFET, from the exons ATGTGTCATCATGATTATACGCTGCTGGCAGGTTCTTTGCTTCTATACAG ATACATTCAGGAGAATTATTCTAAAATTCGTGATGTTGAAAAGGAGCTAGAGAATCTGACTTTGGAAGTGAAATTGACAGCTGGACCCAAAAAAGCAG CGCTTGAGCATTTAAGGAAAAAGATTGAAATGTCAACAGAGAGAATACGATTGGCTAAGGTGAAAGAGGAAGATGCAAAGAAG GCCTGGGAAGCTGCTGCTCAAGTTGTtaaagaggaagaggatgcaAAGCAAAAGCTATGTGATGATCTAAATCGGCTG GTCCAAGAGAGTGCGGCTTCCCAATATTCGAGGTTAGAGGAGCTAAAGAAGCGTTTAGAATCCCTAAACCCCACCAGGACTTCTGTTGACGCTTCT GGTGTTAACACTGCACAGCAGGCTACCGCAAATTCGGCACCTCAGCAACCCACCTCGATAAATCCCTCGAATGTGACTGCGCCTATGAGTAATGCCGCCGAGCCTGCCTCCAGCGGACCGCAGCAGCAAAGACCCGCTGATGCAGAGAGGAAGCGAAGACCATCAAACtctggaggaagagggagaggtgGTGTGATGATCCTCCCCAAAGGAAGAGGGAGCTCTGGATCAGGATGGACGGGTGCTGGGTTTGAGACATGA